A stretch of the uncultured Desulfobacter sp. genome encodes the following:
- a CDS encoding proline dehydrogenase family protein, protein MLHKIISQALPYFPPKLIWQFSKSYIAGETTQDAINASRALNQDNIMVTLDILGEFIKTMAQAEKNRDDYLTLIRTIEAAGVNGNYSLKPTMFGLLIDKKACFEYIRELTAEAASHGNFIRIDMEDSACVDDSIDMFRKLKQEFPQNIGLVLQAYLKRTMGDLESMLDLRRDDADLNFRLVKGIYVEPATIAYKGYHEINAHFLEDLEFMFKNSVYAAIATHDTPLIQGALDLIKKYQVSKDKYEFQMLYGVTPKKRQELVQNGHRMRVYVPFGEQWFGYSTRRLKENPAMIKHILKALVYKG, encoded by the coding sequence ATGTTACATAAAATAATCAGCCAGGCCCTACCCTATTTCCCTCCAAAATTAATCTGGCAGTTTTCAAAAAGCTATATTGCAGGCGAGACCACCCAGGATGCCATCAACGCGTCAAGGGCCCTGAACCAAGATAATATTATGGTGACGCTGGACATTCTTGGCGAATTTATCAAAACCATGGCCCAGGCAGAAAAAAACCGGGATGACTACCTTACCCTGATCCGCACCATCGAAGCGGCGGGTGTTAACGGCAACTATTCGCTGAAACCAACCATGTTCGGTCTTCTCATCGATAAAAAAGCCTGTTTTGAATACATACGCGAACTTACGGCCGAGGCGGCATCCCATGGCAATTTTATCCGCATTGACATGGAGGACTCTGCTTGTGTAGATGACTCCATTGATATGTTCCGAAAACTTAAACAGGAATTTCCCCAAAACATTGGCCTGGTGCTCCAGGCATATTTGAAACGCACCATGGGGGATCTTGAATCCATGCTGGATTTACGCCGTGATGATGCTGATTTGAATTTCAGATTGGTCAAAGGAATTTATGTAGAGCCGGCAACCATTGCATATAAAGGCTACCACGAGATAAACGCCCACTTTCTTGAAGATCTTGAATTCATGTTTAAAAATAGTGTATATGCAGCCATCGCCACCCATGACACCCCTCTCATCCAAGGAGCACTTGACCTGATTAAAAAATATCAGGTGTCAAAGGACAAGTATGAATTCCAAATGCTTTACGGCGTAACCCCCAAAAAACGTCAGGAACTTGTACAAAATGGTCACAGAATGCGGGTGTACGTACCCTTTGGAGAGCAGTGGTTCGGCTATTCAACCCGCCGCCTTAAAGAGAATCCGGCCATGATCAAGCATATCCTAAAAGCGTTGGTGTATAAGGGATAG
- a CDS encoding DUF554 domain-containing protein: MLGTIVNILAILAGTTIGMLFRNGIPEKYNITVLQAIGLSVILIGLKSALGCPDVLVIIISLAVGAIIGEFLAIEAHLKKLGDFLEKKFSDPNASTPSMSTAFVTASLLFCVGSMAIVGSLESGLTGNHDTLFAKSFLDGVTSIILTASLGIGVGLSAGAVLVYQGAITLAAGFIKPYLIPAVVSQMSGAGGLLIAAIGLNMLREKKIAVGNMLPAIFLPLIYYFATTLF; this comes from the coding sequence ATGCTGGGAACCATTGTAAATATCCTTGCGATTCTGGCGGGGACAACTATCGGCATGCTGTTTCGAAACGGCATTCCGGAAAAATACAACATCACCGTTCTCCAGGCCATTGGACTGTCCGTCATTCTCATTGGGCTGAAAAGTGCTTTGGGGTGTCCGGACGTTCTGGTGATCATCATCAGTCTTGCCGTTGGTGCCATTATCGGTGAGTTTTTAGCCATAGAAGCGCATCTGAAAAAACTTGGGGATTTTCTGGAAAAAAAATTTTCCGATCCAAATGCCTCAACCCCTTCCATGTCAACGGCTTTTGTTACGGCGTCCCTCTTGTTTTGCGTGGGTTCCATGGCCATTGTGGGGTCTCTTGAAAGCGGACTCACCGGCAACCATGATACCTTATTTGCCAAATCTTTTTTAGACGGTGTCACGTCAATTATCCTGACCGCATCTTTGGGCATCGGGGTGGGACTTTCCGCCGGGGCTGTGCTGGTTTACCAGGGTGCCATAACCCTTGCTGCGGGGTTCATAAAACCCTATCTGATTCCTGCTGTGGTCAGTCAGATGTCCGGGGCAGGGGGACTGCTCATTGCTGCTATTGGCTTGAATATGCTCCGGGAAAAAAAGATTGCTGTGGGCAATATGCTGCCAGCCATCTTTCTGCCGTTGATCTATTATTTTGCCACTACCCTATTCTAG
- a CDS encoding PLP-dependent aminotransferase family protein, with translation MEQLTMQTNPVSQGNFRYAALADEIQDKILSGQYRAGEKLPSLRKLHNRLGLSISTIHQAYIELEKRGRVEARQKSGFFVKAIEKSPLPLPVKPVTSEPPSPVRINDLAETIVSDLQRPDMIRFGAAVADQELMPLKQLSRIVKSMSVGEICAGMALYDDCAGAMELRYALAKMMVGYAGSVAVDEIITTNGCLEAVSLCLRAVAGPGDVILMESPVFHCFLQLIEDLGMYVIELPGCPENGMSPDAFESMILNNRVKACLLNPNFHNPLGSVMSTPIKKAVLKIAHHHNIPIIEDDIYGDIFFGARRPSTFKGLDTTGNVLYCSSFSKTIAPGLRAGWTLPGRFFQRVMRLKLNSQLASPNTGHVVAARFIESGGYERHLRRLRNQIKNQVSAMSIAVAAHFPKDTRITFPQGGMFLWIELNKSIDAMDVFHKARQKGISFMPGVICSTTDRYRHCLRLSCGLSWSDKLEKSIAKLGRIVCALNKE, from the coding sequence AAATCCTTTCCGGCCAGTACCGTGCAGGAGAAAAACTGCCCTCGCTGAGAAAACTGCACAATCGATTAGGCTTAAGCATCAGCACCATTCACCAGGCTTACATTGAACTTGAAAAACGTGGGCGTGTTGAGGCAAGACAAAAATCAGGTTTTTTTGTTAAAGCCATAGAAAAAAGCCCTTTGCCTTTGCCGGTGAAACCTGTGACATCGGAGCCGCCCAGCCCGGTAAGGATCAATGATCTGGCAGAAACCATTGTCTCGGATCTGCAGCGGCCGGATATGATACGTTTCGGGGCTGCGGTGGCGGATCAGGAACTAATGCCCTTAAAACAGCTTTCCAGAATCGTCAAATCCATGTCCGTGGGTGAGATCTGTGCGGGTATGGCGCTTTATGACGATTGCGCCGGCGCCATGGAACTGCGCTACGCATTAGCCAAAATGATGGTGGGGTATGCTGGTTCCGTGGCCGTGGATGAAATTATCACCACAAACGGTTGCCTGGAAGCGGTCAGTCTTTGTTTGAGGGCGGTGGCAGGGCCAGGCGATGTGATTCTTATGGAATCCCCGGTGTTTCATTGTTTTCTCCAGCTCATAGAAGATTTAGGCATGTATGTGATTGAGTTGCCCGGATGTCCTGAAAATGGCATGTCACCTGATGCGTTTGAATCCATGATTTTAAATAACCGAGTTAAGGCGTGCCTGCTCAACCCCAATTTCCATAACCCCCTGGGTTCGGTCATGTCCACCCCAATAAAAAAAGCCGTACTGAAAATCGCCCATCATCATAACATACCAATTATTGAAGATGATATTTACGGAGATATCTTTTTTGGGGCAAGACGTCCCAGCACGTTTAAGGGGCTGGATACAACCGGGAACGTGCTGTACTGTTCATCATTTTCCAAAACCATTGCCCCCGGGCTTCGGGCCGGATGGACCCTGCCGGGCAGATTCTTTCAACGCGTTATGCGGCTCAAACTCAATTCCCAGCTGGCAAGCCCAAATACAGGGCATGTTGTGGCTGCACGTTTCATAGAAAGCGGGGGCTATGAGCGCCATCTGCGGCGGCTTAGAAACCAGATTAAAAACCAGGTATCAGCCATGTCCATTGCTGTTGCCGCACACTTTCCCAAGGATACCAGAATCACCTTCCCCCAGGGGGGTATGTTTTTATGGATTGAGTTGAATAAATCAATTGATGCCATGGATGTTTTCCATAAAGCCCGGCAAAAGGGAATATCTTTCATGCCCGGGGTGATCTGCTCCACCACAGACAGGTACAGGCATTGTCTGCGTCTGAGCTGCGGCCTTTCCTGGTCGGACAAGCTTGAAAAAAGCATTGCGAAACTGGGACGTATTGTATGTGCGTTGAACAAAGAATAA
- a CDS encoding phosphoribosylformylglycinamidine synthase subunit PurQ, producing the protein MSGASAVNALILTGFGLNCDNETAFAFEKAGADAHRVHINALIRGDVRLADFQILAFGGGFSWGDDHGAGVIQALKLKNNIGKDLLDFVAAGKLVIGICNGFQALVNLGLLPGLDQDYTRRSVAITYNDCGNFRDQWVRLVPDTDSPCVFTKGLGVSDYPVRHGEGKVVADPDVIERLVANRQVVFRYADENGVPAKGVFPANPNGAVDDIAGICDPTGRIFGLMPHPEGYNHFGNHPDWPRQKAAAARQGKTLEDTITTGIKLFENGVKYIQSAVS; encoded by the coding sequence ATGAGCGGCGCAAGCGCTGTAAACGCGCTGATACTGACGGGATTTGGCCTGAACTGTGATAATGAAACAGCCTTTGCCTTTGAAAAGGCCGGTGCAGATGCCCACAGGGTGCATATCAACGCCCTGATTCGCGGCGATGTGCGGTTGGCGGATTTTCAGATCCTTGCATTCGGTGGTGGGTTTTCCTGGGGCGACGACCATGGGGCCGGGGTGATCCAGGCTCTGAAGTTGAAAAACAATATCGGCAAAGATTTACTGGATTTTGTGGCTGCCGGCAAACTGGTTATCGGTATATGCAACGGCTTTCAAGCCCTTGTGAACCTAGGTCTTTTGCCAGGCCTGGACCAGGATTATACCCGCAGATCCGTTGCCATTACCTATAATGACTGTGGTAATTTCAGGGACCAGTGGGTTCGGCTTGTGCCCGATACCGACAGTCCCTGTGTGTTTACAAAGGGGTTGGGTGTATCCGACTATCCGGTACGCCATGGTGAAGGAAAAGTGGTCGCCGATCCTGACGTGATTGAACGCCTTGTTGCCAACCGCCAGGTGGTATTCCGGTATGCCGATGAGAATGGCGTGCCTGCAAAGGGTGTTTTCCCGGCCAATCCAAATGGGGCCGTGGATGATATTGCCGGAATCTGTGATCCCACAGGCCGAATATTCGGTTTGATGCCCCATCCCGAAGGATACAACCATTTTGGGAATCATCCGGACTGGCCCAGGCAGAAAGCTGCGGCGGCACGCCAGGGAAAAACCTTAGAAGATACCATTACCACAGGGATTAAGCTGTTTGAAAACGGTGTAAAATATATTCAAAGCGCTGTGTCATAA
- the nth gene encoding endonuclease III, protein MAIDIAFFLGTLKPEVERYQVPVVDLIAVQSRSAFKVLVATILSARTKDEVTAVAAQRLLEQAPDPDALRALSISKIQELIFPVGFYKSKAQYLSKLPQALDTFQGQVPDEIEDLVTLPGVGRKTANLVRAVAFDKDAICVDTHVHRIMNIWGYVKTKTPLDTEKALRKKLPKKFWKEVNRILVTFGQGTCRPVGPHCYRCVLEKYCPQKGVKPAKQPKK, encoded by the coding sequence ATGGCCATTGATATTGCATTTTTTCTTGGGACATTAAAGCCGGAGGTGGAGAGATATCAGGTTCCGGTGGTGGATCTGATTGCCGTTCAGAGCCGGTCTGCCTTTAAAGTACTTGTGGCCACTATCCTGTCTGCAAGAACCAAAGATGAGGTGACTGCGGTAGCTGCTCAGCGTCTGCTGGAACAGGCTCCGGACCCTGACGCCCTTAGGGCGCTTTCTATTTCTAAGATTCAGGAGTTGATTTTTCCTGTGGGGTTCTACAAATCCAAAGCGCAATATCTATCAAAACTGCCCCAGGCACTGGACACCTTTCAAGGACAAGTACCCGATGAGATTGAAGATCTGGTGACACTGCCGGGAGTGGGGCGAAAAACTGCTAATCTGGTCAGGGCAGTGGCCTTTGACAAGGATGCTATCTGTGTAGACACCCATGTTCACCGGATCATGAATATCTGGGGCTATGTGAAAACAAAAACCCCCCTTGATACGGAAAAGGCATTAAGAAAAAAGCTGCCAAAAAAATTTTGGAAAGAGGTGAATCGTATTTTAGTCACCTTTGGCCAGGGCACCTGCCGGCCGGTTGGTCCTCATTGTTACCGGTGTGTGCTTGAAAAATACTGTCCCCAAAAAGGGGTGAAGCCGGCAAAACAGCCAAAAAAGTAG